The nucleotide sequence AATTGGCTATTGCTATATGTTTTTGTTGCCTTCTGCTCTTGCATTGCAAAATGCACATGTGTGCTGGAAAACCATGTTATATCATGCACTGCTTTGTGACATATACTCATATCATGCATGCATGGTCACTTGATTTTTATGCCTTGAAAAAATAAACTCTTACGTAATGGTTGATAACATATATTGTGTGTCATCTGTATctacattttatattattacaGGTAAAGTATATAAAGAGCTTGTTGGAAGTGCATACTATGTGGCTCCAGAGGTGTTAAAACGGAGTTATGGAAAGGAGATTGATATATGGAGTGCAGGaatcattttatatattctCCTAAGTGGGGTGCCTCCATTTTGGGCTGGTAAGTATAAATAAACACAATGTTATAATTCTGTTTCGGTTTACACAGATAGTGACATTATTTGTTGAACATTTTTAGAAACCGAAAAAGGCATATTTCAAGCAATTTTAGAAGGTAAGCTTGATCTGGAGAGTGCACCTTGGCCTTCTATTTCAGTTGCTGCAAAAGATTTGATCAGGAAAATGTTGAGTTATGACCCTAAGAAACGCATTACAGCTTCTGATGCCCTTGGTAAGTACTTATAGAAAccaattaaaattgattaactGTTGTGTTGATGCCTAGCATGATCAGCTGTATTTTATGTATTATTGTTTTGACCAATTTTTATCATCGATAAGGTCCAAGACTCACATTATTAAGTTGAAACAGAACATCCATGGATGAAGGAAGGTGGTGAGGCATCAGACAAGCCTTTAGATAATGCTGTTTTAATTAGGATGAAACAATTCAGAGCAATGAACAAGATGAAGAAACTTGCTTTAAAGGTGTCTTAAATTTAGATTAACATCGTATAATCAAAACCACTTAGATAGTTATACTTGCTTgctaataatatttattttttcttattttttatatggaAGGTAATAGCAGAAAACCTTTCAGATGAGGAAATCAAGGGCTTGAAACAAATGTTCAACAATATAGATACCGATCGAAGTGGCACAATCACATATGAAGAACTAAAATCTGGACTGTCCAAATTGGGATCCAAGCTTAGTGAATCTGAAATAAAGCAGCTAATGGATGCTGTAAGTTCAGTCTCCGGCAGTTTTAGAAATTAAGAACAAGTTTGATTTGAGACAACATTTTCTGCTGtattttcatgtttgttttttattttataattgacaCATTGTTTTCACTTTAACAAAACTTTGACAATAAAAATAGCAAAATGAAATAACATGATTTTCTAATttgaaatagaaatataaacaaaaaaaaattttctCACATCAAACAGACACTAGTGTTTCTGatcttttttcttcatgaagaaagtataaaataaGAACTTACATAGTTTTCCTAATTCACATGTTTGGTCAGGCTGATGTTGACAAGAATGGAACTATTGACTATCATGAATTCATTACTGCCACAATAAACCGGCATAAACTTGAGAGGGAAGAGAATTTGTTCAAGGCTTTTCAATACTTTGACAAGGATAACAGCGGGTCAGTATTTGGTTCCTTTGCTTTATCCTTAACTATGACACACATTGCTTGATTAACAAGTAATTCAGATGATAAAATCAAGACAGATTTGGTCCATAAAAATTCAGTATTATCAGATTTTTCGTCTATTTCTCAGATTCTTGCTTACCTTAAGTTTTGTTTGGGTGACTGTTCAGTTATGTAACAAGAGAGGAACTTAGACAAGCTTTGGCTGAATATCAAATGGGAGATGAAGCAACTATAGATGAAGTCATTGATGATGTTGACACCGACAATGTATGTCACATATACTATACTATTGAGTATTGACCTTTTATAAGTGCTTCTCTATGTGAATTGCTACTTATGGTTGAGCTTTCTTATTTGCAGGATGGCAGAATTAATTACCAGGAGTTTGCAACTATGATGAGAAAGGGGACCTTGGATAATGATGACAAAGAGAAACCGCGATAATTGTGTTGTCTATTACTAATTATGATATGAACAGTGTGTTTTCTGGATTTTTCTTGCTGCAGTCTGGTTTTTCTGCAAGAGATTGAATTGATCAACGTGTGTAAAATTATATGCAAAACATTGTACAGCTATCTGGTAAATAAGCTACATGatgtacccaaaaaaataaatataaataaaattccaaAGACTAAGGGATAAGCTACTAGTCTTCTATAGATATTGAGTTCAAATGTTTTGGAACAGTTCATTTTATACTTAATCaacctttaaaaattttaaaaagggtGAAAAGACAATTAGCTTTTCTGATTTAatctgaaaaaagaaaaaagactcAATGCAATGAAATTCAAAACTCAACCTCACCTGTGACTACTGATGTACtaaagttaaagcttgtaatgTGCAAAGCTAAATAGATGCAAAGAAAATAGGGATTTTACTAATAGATACTAAGAAAAGAAGTATTCCAAAATTCCAAATCGTATTTTTACTATCTATCACACAAAAAGTATGTGTAATTTTTTGCGATACATAGCAAAAGTGCTATTACAATTTTCTAACAAAATTTCTAGCAGGTAGTATTGCAGCACAATACTAGACTTGGGCCCTCCTTCCCAAAACTGGAAAAATATTATGGAAACATTGAAGTAAATAGACcgaatcaatgaaaaacttgTATAGATCATTATTGAGTATTGTAAACACTGTGAATAGAATGATGACTATTGTTGAAGGGGGATCACTGTAGTAGTACATCTTATCTTATCAACTTTCTTTGACTTCCATTAAACGCTCATTAAGGTTTAATAGGTTATTTGGGTCCTATATTACACTAATCCGCAAGTCGgcaacaaaacatcttattttCATAAAGTAAATAGCATTGATTCATCATCATCGATAGtttaatttaaagttaaaaGTTTGACCAACAAACTTGTCGACCCACCTTTTTATAACATTCACCACGTGTCTATCAATAAATTCGAAAACTCCTTGACATGGAATTACATCCTCATGGACTTCATATTCATTTGCTATGATTTTTGCTTGCCAATAGATTTCGACTCCATCTTTGATAATCGGTTTCTTGAGTTTCATATATTCCACTCCTCTAACTTCACTAAACTGTAGAGGTGGTGACATCCATGGACGTAGTGGCATCAAATCTTTCAATTGTATCAATTTTGGTTGATCTTGTTTGCTATTAGACACCATCTAGAATGTGAAGATTAACTAtgctgcaaaaataaaaaattagagagttaaagatttaaaagtaattttttttctacgATTTCTCTTGGGTAATCAAATCGGATGAAGGCGGTACAATATATAATATGCATTATGTAACAAACTCATAGTGCACTTAGTTACCATGTGATCCGATATGTATGGGataagattttaatttttcttccaaaaaaggtttgatttttttttcataaaatattatacCATCACttctcttttcaataaatttgatttcatatctttcaattgatgtttgttttgacaaaataaaacaaacaattgaTATATTCTCTCCAACAAACTCCGTTTTTTTGATGCACTTTATCTCACCCATAACAAACTTTTCCTATTAAGGGCTCGTTTGAattagcttattttagagcctatgcaaataaataagtttttatgtattattcataagtttttaaagtagtttatgaagatacaattttcgttagtgagagcttgtaaattaaaataaaagcttatttatttacagaagctatttttcataagctcaaaataagttCAATCCAAACGAGAGCTAATCTATTAAGAAAATCCGTTTATTTGAGTTTACAATTACCATTGAGGTGACATCTtatgacctttttaaaaaaaataaaaaatacatcgATAACACCGTTTGGTCTTCTTAGTAGTCATGCGAGCGTTTTCTGACCAACTTAACTTCAATATTAACGTTAGGGACTAAAGGAACTAACAGAATACAAAGTGGAGGATTTTTTCAAGTTTTCGACTGAATCAGGGACCAAATATGACAGCGTGTTACACTTCCAGGGACCAAAATGGTGGTTTGCCCCATTCCTTTTAGATGAAACTCTGAAGCTACTAGTTTCAAGAGTTGTTGGGTTCAAATGTTTTGAAATAATTCAttctacttttttaaaattatggatAAAAGTTGAAAagacaattatttattatttccaGATTTCATCTAAACCAAGAACTCAATGCAATGAGAGTTGGatatatcaaaattcaaaacgcAGCCTCAACTGCAACTGCTGTTGTACTAAAGTTAGTGCCTGTAATATGTAAAGCAAAACAGATGCAAAGAAAAAAGGGGTTTGACTAAACCGTTTTAGCAAACAATGCAAAGAGATGCTAAAAAAGCACTACTTTAAAATTCCAAATAATCGTATTCTTATAATCACAAGAGAGCATGTGCAAATTTCAGCTGTTATTCCAGACATTGATTTCAGTGTGGAAACTCACTAAACAACTCAatttaatacatatatataactttgtTGGGAATACATAACAAATTTGTTATCACAATTTTCTAACAGTTTTTACAAGATAGTATTGCAGTGCAGCCAGCTGCTTACTTGGCCACATATTCCACAATACTCGACGTTTGCCTCTCCTTGAAGAACAGGTCCTTCCAAAACTGAAAAGTGAATATAAGTAAAGAAACTAAATCGAGGAAAAACTCCTACAATCAATTTTCACTTGTcatgattttattattattttaaacaaacacGGACCACATACTGCAACAGAACAAATCAGCTTGGAACATAATCATGATTTGCATGACCAAGCCCATACATGTATATAAATAGCTCTTCACAAGTTTGTTATAACTTATTATAACCCTATCTGAAGGAACAATGTAAAACTGCAGGATGCATTATTCATTTTGCAGCTTGAGGATATTGCACATGAAAAATATAGAATATCTTATAAGCCAGATCGCAAATCATCATAAGAAATGTGGGTAGGGTTGATTCCACTGGTCAACTGTTTGTATTTGGAGCAGTAAATTTTGTTCTCTTTTTATGGGAGACGCTTAAATTATagaggtgtgttatttgaacaaccaatttggtgacaacttatttaacaaccatattttacaaagaaaaaagtggtattggcacggaaaccaaaacaatagagagataaagtaaaaaataatgtgagtatgagagagaaagttgttgcaaaagttgtcactaaatggatgttcaaatatcatttctctaaatgATATTGTTTTCATctgattttcaaaatttcagcCTTATTCATCACTAGGAGACAATATGTACTACACTTCTCTATATTAAAGGAAACGAAACTGAGTGGCAATACTAATAATGATCAACAATGAACAAATTCCTTTATCTAAATCTTCAAGTGTTGGTGACAGCTGATTTTTAATATCCTATTATTATTTTAGGACTTCAAAAGATGAAATAAAGTTTTAAACACATATGGTTATAAAACATCAACAAAAATCTTCCTTTTACCTTCCAAAAGGCCACAGTTAAAACTCCATTAAACATTCAAAACTAACTAATGATGACACAGAATTATAGAGCGAGAAATAAAAGTCCTTAGGAAGCTTGTTTCTATTAGAATAATTTAAGTATTCATCAAAAGAGGGAAGCAGTACCATCTGAGTGGCTGGGGTTTACAAGCCCGCCGCATAGCTCAGGGCTTAGGAGACTATGTAATGATCTGAGTCTTTAGACTGAGATTTGAGTTAGAACTTGAAATCCAGTCATTGAATAATGTGAATCTAATCACTGGACCTGCTCTAGAGATGACTTAGAAAAGGGAACATGTTAGGACCCCAGGAAATGAATTCCAAAAGAATTCCCCAAAACTGGACACAGAATTGATAAATCAAAAGAATGATTCCTTGAATAGCGTTCTGGTATTATCACTAAATGGAAATAATAGGAATGAACAAGATGATAGATAACCTTGAACTCAAGGTTACCACAACCCCAAGTGAGCACTCTCCAGTCTCCCCTCACcagagcatttttttttttttgttgaaaagggAGAGCAAACGTACAAAGATAAAAGGAACACCAaaggtgataaaaaaaaaaacccataaaTACATAGATGAAAAGGGAGAGCATTCTCTAGTTTACAACTTTCATAAGAATTCCTCCCTCCCCTAGTACCAATCCATAGGACCAACTTTACTACAAACAAAAAGGCTAATGAACACAAATTACACAATAACTATGATAACCTCCCATAAATTTTTAACTTCAACTCTAACAAACTCTCTTTATTGTAAGTCCCAACAGAATAAGACTAAAACAAAGAACAAATGACTCAGATAGAGGGAATATGCAAGGTGTATAATAGTAGACCTGGGATTCAGAAATCTTCATATAAGTGTAGCTTGGGTCTTCCTCCACTTGTGATTCTCTTTTCCCCTTCTTTTCgtgtaaaacaaataattagCTTTTAGTTATtaggttaaattaaaattagctTGAAGTAATAATATCTTCCCTTGCAAAATTATCAATGAATGTGGCATCCGGGGAAAAGGCATCTAAATGTCCTGACAACCTTGAAGCTAAGTAAATTACTGAGACATGGATAAGTTAAGTAACaaaatgattaatttgattCAGTCCTTTCATTTTCATGACTATGCTTTTACCAAGTTTCGCACTCTGACAATTCTAATTCAAGGCGTGTCAGTGTCCAAAAACTAAATCAAACAATTATCAATATACATACAGCAATTATTAACAACAAAAGGATTCAATAAAATGCATTAATTACCTTTAAATTATTAAGTAAAATCATGTTTGATCAAAACCGCCACCGCCACCGCCACCGCCACCGCGACGATCCTTCTGAATTTGTTCCCTTTGCTTCTCCGCAAGCTTATCAATAGCGTTATTCACAGCCTCACGTCCACCGATAAGCAACCGAGTGACAATCTCTGGATCCGTCTCAAACCTGGCAAGCTCAAACTCTTTACGAGCGCTATCCTTAAGAAGATCACGCCATAGAACGCCTTTGGTATCGTGCCATGTGAAAAATCGTGAAGCACGAAGAATGTCTCTGTAGAGACTCAGTGCTTCTCGGCGCGTGCTTGTGAGTCGCCGCCGATTCAGCaactcttcttcttcatcatcgtTGATAACTTTCTTCACTAGATGCCGTTCGAGAAGCTCCTCGACGGTGTCCGGACCGTCGTGTAACAACCGCCATGCGCAACAGTTTACGGTTTTTGGTTTCAGATTCGAATTCCAAAGGCTTCGCCATTTTCctctcatttttttctctttatttttactCTCTGTCTTTCGCCATTTTTCTTCAACgttttcaccttttttttttttttttaaaggaacgCTTTCCCTATTTATTGGGCCCAATTTTCAAGTCGGGTCTAGTTGGTAAGAACTGTTTTTGAGtttataatttcatttgattaaaaaagatTTGTTTGATAACTATAACCgtttggtttggattggtttttaatcaaaaaaatgttcaaaccAATTAAATCttcattggtttggtttggctcgatttttattgttttttaaaaaagaaatcgaACCAAACTAGTTGGTTTGAATCGGTTCGGTTTATTGGTTTGTTTGAAAATACGATTAAAATGATCcatattttcacaaatttgtatttcatACATACAACATGTTCAAATATTTCATAGAACTTTGTTTTTCATGTactctatttttcaaaatactTTTTACAACTAACATGGAAAAACTAACAAGAGATTGACGATCCCAACAGCGGTGAGAAACGATGGGTTAGGTGTGGCTAACGACTAGTGTTCTTTTTTAGTAGAAACGAAATAGAGTGTGAGTGATGAGATAGGATGATGATGGTAAAAAGTGAATGAATTAAAGAGTATTTTTGTTTGactttgattttgagtttaatcgtgtgtgtgtgtgtgtgtgtgtgtgtgtgtgactAAAACAGAAAGTGAGTGTGTGTGACTAAAACAGAGAGTGACTGTGGCATCGGTTCAGTTTATCGGTTCTTTGgatctcaaaattaaaaaccGAGAATAGAACCAAACTAGATTGGTTTATGTGTCTTCGGTTCAGttttgaaccaaaccaaacaaggTCGGATACTTTTTCGGTTTTGTTCAGTTTGGATTTTCAGTTTCATCGGTTTTGTCCGAACCACTTACATCCCTAACAATCACAttctataaatttattttatactgaagtttatttttatgagtTAATACAGGTGAGAAGagtgaattaaaaaatattgtattagaAAATGGTGAAAtgtgatgaatttgattttttaaaagttaaaatattgttcAATCCAATACAATATATAACCCTATATTTAAGGACAAACgtagtaaaatttaaaatgttaatatatatttatatttattcaataaaatattgatgtattaattttttttcttattgtggaatattttatcaattaaaatttcacaataCAATGCTAAATATCATAAACGGTTTCCCTTCAAATTAAAACGATTCATATACGGTAGGTTGCAAATACATGTGAAAATATAGATTTAACAATCGAAGGCATTTTATGTTTTGTGATACAAACCTAttattaatcaatcaatttaaaatataaaatgaaatctTCAGCTGTAACTTAgaagaataattttataaaaaaaaaaaaaaaaaaccacaataattttacttatataaattgtaaattaaagtataacactaaaaaaatatagctatttattaaaaaaaaaaattgatttcaacATTTCAAAAAGTCAAATTCATCTATAATTTACTTTGTCTATAATTACAATATGTAAATAActaagtaattttattttttagttctgTCTTTGCAATTTTCATTACTAACAATGCTT is from Medicago truncatula cultivar Jemalong A17 chromosome 1, MtrunA17r5.0-ANR, whole genome shotgun sequence and encodes:
- the LOC25482212 gene encoding uncharacterized protein, with protein sequence MRGKWRSLWNSNLKPKTVNCCAWRLLHDGPDTVEELLERHLVKKVINDDEEEELLNRRRLTSTRREALSLYRDILRASRFFTWHDTKGVLWRDLLKDSARKEFELARFETDPEIVTRLLIGGREAVNNAIDKLAEKQREQIQKDRRGGGGGGGGGFDQT
- the LOC11413087 gene encoding calcium-dependent protein kinase 29 isoform X2; this translates as MGLGLFKAFFCCTTNRDIPIVSSSESSPRHSSGYGYNQPSFDPSPKTTKSPSSSSNPQIGAILGKPYVVINNIYDMKKELGRGQSGVTYLCTEKTTGREYACKSISRAKLLSEQEIDDVRREVMILQHLSGQPNIVEFRGAYEDKQNVYLVMEVCKGGELFDRIIEKGNYTEREAATIMRQIVNVVHVCHFMGVMHRDLKPENFLLASKDENAAVKATDFGLSIFLEEGKVYKELVGSAYYVAPEVLKRSYGKEIDIWSAGIILYILLSGVPPFWAETEKGIFQAILEGKLDLESAPWPSISVAAKDLIRKMLSYDPKKRITASDALEHPWMKEGGEASDKPLDNAVLIRMKQFRAMNKMKKLALKVIAENLSDEEIKGLKQMFNNIDTDRSGTITYEELKSGLSKLGSKLSESEIKQLMDAADVDKNGTIDYHEFITATINRHKLEREENLFKAFQYFDKDNSGYVTREELRQALAEYQMGDEATIDEVIDDVDTDNDGRINYQEFATMMRKGTLDNDDKEKPR
- the LOC11413087 gene encoding calcium-dependent protein kinase 2 isoform X1, translating into MGHCFTKPHDNRVPISYDYGTNSQPPQRNQPRQPRYPHHIAAKSDPTSYSSASSSNANASDHHQPILGRPYIDMKTLYSIGKELGRGQFGVTYLCTENATGRNYACKSISRRKLTRKKEIEDVKREIMILQDLSGQPNIVEFKGAYEDRESVHLVMELCLGGELFDRITARITAKGSYSEREAASIFKQIMNVVHACHFMGVMHRDLKPENFLLASKDHKAPLKATDFGLSVFIEEGKVYKELVGSAYYVAPEVLKRSYGKEIDIWSAGIILYILLSGVPPFWAETEKGIFQAILEGKLDLESAPWPSISVAAKDLIRKMLSYDPKKRITASDALEHPWMKEGGEASDKPLDNAVLIRMKQFRAMNKMKKLALKVIAENLSDEEIKGLKQMFNNIDTDRSGTITYEELKSGLSKLGSKLSESEIKQLMDAADVDKNGTIDYHEFITATINRHKLEREENLFKAFQYFDKDNSGYVTREELRQALAEYQMGDEATIDEVIDDVDTDNDGRINYQEFATMMRKGTLDNDDKEKPR